One genomic segment of Theobroma cacao cultivar B97-61/B2 chromosome 6, Criollo_cocoa_genome_V2, whole genome shotgun sequence includes these proteins:
- the LOC18596255 gene encoding oligouridylate-binding protein 1B isoform X1 codes for MQHQRLKQQQQALMQQALLQQQSLYHPGILAPPQIEPIPSGNLPPGFDPSTCRSVYVGNIHTQVTEPLLNEVFASTGPVEGCKLIRKEKQSSYGFIHYFDRRSAALAILSLNGRHLFGQPIKVNWAYASGQREDTSGHFNIFVGDLSPEVTDAMLFACFSVYPSCSDARVMWDQKTGRSRGFGFVSFRNQQDAQSAINDLSGKWLGSRQIRCNWATKGAGTNDDKQSSDAKSVVELTNGSSEDGKETTNSEAPENNPQYTTVYVGNLAPEVNQLELHRHFHALGAGVIEEVRIQRDKGFGFVRYSTHTEAALAIQMGNTQSFLCGKQIKCSWGSKPTPPGTSSTPLPPPAAAPLPGLSATDLLAYERQLAMSKMGVHALMHPQGQHPLKQAAMGVGAAGASQAIYDGGFQNVAAAQQLMYYQ; via the exons ATGCAGCACCAGAGGCTGAAGCAACAGCAACAAGCCTTGATGCAACAAGCTCTCCTCCAACAACAGTCTCTCTACCACCCAGGCATCTTAGCTCCTCCTCAG aTAGAGCCAATCCCAAGTGGAAATCTGCCTCCTGGTTTTGATCCAAGTACTTGCCGCAGTGT GTATGTGGGAAACATCCATACACAAGTGACAGAACCACTACTTAATGAGGTTTTTGCAAGTACTGGTCCTGTTGAAGGTTGCAAGCTCATCAGAAAGGAAAAG CAGTCATCATATGGATTCATCCACTACTTCGATCGCAGATCAGCTGCTCTTGCTATATTGTCTCTTAATGGAAGGCATTT ATTTGGACAGCCTATCAAGGTCAATTGGGCATATGCTAGTGGTCAAAGAGAGGATACATCAG GTCACTTTAACATTTTTGTTGGTGATCTCAGTCCTGAGGTTACTGATGCAATGCTGTTTGCATGCTTTTCTGTCTATCCTAGTTGTTC GGATGCAAGGGTTATGTGGGATCAGAAAACTGGGCGTTCAAGAGGATTTGGGTTTGTTTCATTCCGCAACCAGCAG GATGCACAAAGTGCAATAAATGATTTAAGTG gaaaGTGGCTTGGTAGCCGGCAGATTCGTTGTAACTGGGCAACAAAGGGTGCTGGTACCAATGATGACAAGCAGAGCTCTGATGCCAAAAGTGTGGTGGAACTAACCAATGGCTCATCAG AGGACGGTAAAGAGACAACCAATAGTGAGGCTCCTGAGAATAATCCTCAATATACTACTGTTTATGTGGGCAATCTTGCTCCAGAG GTCAACCAACTTGAACTCCACCGCCACTTCCATGCTCTTGGTGCTGGGGTGATTGAGGAGGTTCGAATCCAGCGTGATAAAGGCTTTGGTTTTGTGAGATACAGTACTCATACTGAGGCAGCTTTGGCTATTCAGATGGGGAACACTCAGTCGTTTCTCTGTGGCAAGCAAATTAAG TGCTCTTGGGGCAGTAAGCCTACACCACCAGGGACAAGTTCAACTCCACTTCCCCCACCTGCAGCTGCACCTTTACCCGGCCTTTCAGCCACAGACCTTTTAGCTTATGAGCGACAACTTGCCATGAGCAAAATGGGTGTTCATGCCCTAATGCATCCCCAGGGACAGCATCCTCTTAAGCAGGCAGCAATGGGAGTGGGTGCTGCTGGAGCAAGCCAGGCTATATATGATGGTGGGTTCCAGAATGTTGCTGCTGCCCAGCAGCTAATGTACTATcagtaa
- the LOC18596255 gene encoding oligouridylate-binding protein 1B isoform X2, translated as MQHQRLKQQQQALMQQALLQQQSLYHPGILAPPQIEPIPSGNLPPGFDPSTCRSVYVGNIHTQVTEPLLNEVFASTGPVEGCKLIRKEKSSYGFIHYFDRRSAALAILSLNGRHLFGQPIKVNWAYASGQREDTSGHFNIFVGDLSPEVTDAMLFACFSVYPSCSDARVMWDQKTGRSRGFGFVSFRNQQDAQSAINDLSGKWLGSRQIRCNWATKGAGTNDDKQSSDAKSVVELTNGSSEDGKETTNSEAPENNPQYTTVYVGNLAPEVNQLELHRHFHALGAGVIEEVRIQRDKGFGFVRYSTHTEAALAIQMGNTQSFLCGKQIKCSWGSKPTPPGTSSTPLPPPAAAPLPGLSATDLLAYERQLAMSKMGVHALMHPQGQHPLKQAAMGVGAAGASQAIYDGGFQNVAAAQQLMYYQ; from the exons ATGCAGCACCAGAGGCTGAAGCAACAGCAACAAGCCTTGATGCAACAAGCTCTCCTCCAACAACAGTCTCTCTACCACCCAGGCATCTTAGCTCCTCCTCAG aTAGAGCCAATCCCAAGTGGAAATCTGCCTCCTGGTTTTGATCCAAGTACTTGCCGCAGTGT GTATGTGGGAAACATCCATACACAAGTGACAGAACCACTACTTAATGAGGTTTTTGCAAGTACTGGTCCTGTTGAAGGTTGCAAGCTCATCAGAAAGGAAAAG TCATCATATGGATTCATCCACTACTTCGATCGCAGATCAGCTGCTCTTGCTATATTGTCTCTTAATGGAAGGCATTT ATTTGGACAGCCTATCAAGGTCAATTGGGCATATGCTAGTGGTCAAAGAGAGGATACATCAG GTCACTTTAACATTTTTGTTGGTGATCTCAGTCCTGAGGTTACTGATGCAATGCTGTTTGCATGCTTTTCTGTCTATCCTAGTTGTTC GGATGCAAGGGTTATGTGGGATCAGAAAACTGGGCGTTCAAGAGGATTTGGGTTTGTTTCATTCCGCAACCAGCAG GATGCACAAAGTGCAATAAATGATTTAAGTG gaaaGTGGCTTGGTAGCCGGCAGATTCGTTGTAACTGGGCAACAAAGGGTGCTGGTACCAATGATGACAAGCAGAGCTCTGATGCCAAAAGTGTGGTGGAACTAACCAATGGCTCATCAG AGGACGGTAAAGAGACAACCAATAGTGAGGCTCCTGAGAATAATCCTCAATATACTACTGTTTATGTGGGCAATCTTGCTCCAGAG GTCAACCAACTTGAACTCCACCGCCACTTCCATGCTCTTGGTGCTGGGGTGATTGAGGAGGTTCGAATCCAGCGTGATAAAGGCTTTGGTTTTGTGAGATACAGTACTCATACTGAGGCAGCTTTGGCTATTCAGATGGGGAACACTCAGTCGTTTCTCTGTGGCAAGCAAATTAAG TGCTCTTGGGGCAGTAAGCCTACACCACCAGGGACAAGTTCAACTCCACTTCCCCCACCTGCAGCTGCACCTTTACCCGGCCTTTCAGCCACAGACCTTTTAGCTTATGAGCGACAACTTGCCATGAGCAAAATGGGTGTTCATGCCCTAATGCATCCCCAGGGACAGCATCCTCTTAAGCAGGCAGCAATGGGAGTGGGTGCTGCTGGAGCAAGCCAGGCTATATATGATGGTGGGTTCCAGAATGTTGCTGCTGCCCAGCAGCTAATGTACTATcagtaa
- the LOC18596256 gene encoding protein FLUORESCENT IN BLUE LIGHT, chloroplastic isoform X2, producing the protein MGVIIHCACFLTRPCSVPSPSYAKPQFPGKVASFMCKVENFRPSFKDINGPVGLRHLLRERGKQSLLHCQKSEGNRVLDCISSDYDVFLQQLSALEGVLWSRVPVTAFLAANILIFTAPLKALAETCEADNSFFNMPLLLFVALIGATVGGLLARQRRGELQRLNEQLRQINAALRRQAKIESYAPSLSYTPVGRISENEVIVDPRKEELISRLKTGKIFLRNQEPEKAFPEFKTALELAQSLKDPIEEKKAARGLGASLQRQGKYREAIKYHSMVLAISEREGEDSGNTEAYGAIADCYTELGDLEKAGKFYDKYIARLETD; encoded by the exons ATGGGAGTGATAATACATTGCGCTTGCTTCCTTACCCGCCCATGCTCTGTTCCATCCCCATCCTACGCCAAACCCCAGTTTCCCG GGAAGGTAGCATCTTTTATGTgtaaagtagaaaattttagACCATCCTTTAAAGATATTAATGGACCAGTTGGGCTTCGTCATTTGTTGCGAGAAAGGGGTAAACAGTCCTTACTCCATTGCCAAAAGTCAGAGGGAAACCGGGTCTTGGATTGCATTTCGTCAGATTATGATGTATTTTTGCAACAGTTATCTGCTCTTGAG GGAGTATTATGGTCAAGAGTTCCAGTAACAGCATTTCTTGCTGCCAACATTTTGATATTTACTGCTCCTTTGAAAGCCCTGGCAGAAACGTGTGAGGCTGATAACTCCTTTTTCAACATGCCTTTACTGCTATTTGTAGCCCTTATTGGTGCCACAGTTGGAG GATTGCTTGCACGGCAGAGGAGAGGGGAATTGCAGCGACTAAATGAGCAGCTGCGCCAGATAAATGCTGCTTTAAGAAGGCAGGCTAAAATAGAGTCATATGCTCCCAGCCTGAGTTATACTCCTGTCGGTAGAATATCTGAAAATGAAGTGATTGTTGATCCAAGGAAGGAAGAGTTAATTTCTCGATTGAAGActgggaaaatttttttaagaaatcaaGAACCTGAGAAGGCTTTTCCTGAGTTTAAGACAGCCCTGGAGCTTGCTCAAAGTCTAAAAGATCCTATTGAGGAGAAGAAGGCTGCGAGGGGTTTAG GTGCATCATTGCAGAGGCAAGGTAAATATCGAGAAGCCATTAAATACCACTCAATGGTTTTAGCAATCTCTGAGCGAGAAGGGGAGGACTCTGGAAACACAGAAGCTTATGGAGCAATTGCTGATTGCTACACCGAGCTTGGAGACCTTGAGAAAGCAGGGAAATTCTATGACAAATATATTGCTAGGTTGGAAACAGACTAA
- the LOC18596256 gene encoding protein FLUORESCENT IN BLUE LIGHT, chloroplastic isoform X1 produces the protein MGVIIHCACFLTRPCSVPSPSYAKPQFPGKVASFMCKVENFRPSFKDINGPVGLRHLLRERGKQSLLHCQKSEGNRVLDCISSDYDVFLQQLSALELLLGQGVLWSRVPVTAFLAANILIFTAPLKALAETCEADNSFFNMPLLLFVALIGATVGGLLARQRRGELQRLNEQLRQINAALRRQAKIESYAPSLSYTPVGRISENEVIVDPRKEELISRLKTGKIFLRNQEPEKAFPEFKTALELAQSLKDPIEEKKAARGLGASLQRQGKYREAIKYHSMVLAISEREGEDSGNTEAYGAIADCYTELGDLEKAGKFYDKYIARLETD, from the exons ATGGGAGTGATAATACATTGCGCTTGCTTCCTTACCCGCCCATGCTCTGTTCCATCCCCATCCTACGCCAAACCCCAGTTTCCCG GGAAGGTAGCATCTTTTATGTgtaaagtagaaaattttagACCATCCTTTAAAGATATTAATGGACCAGTTGGGCTTCGTCATTTGTTGCGAGAAAGGGGTAAACAGTCCTTACTCCATTGCCAAAAGTCAGAGGGAAACCGGGTCTTGGATTGCATTTCGTCAGATTATGATGTATTTTTGCAACAGTTATCTGCTCTTGAG CTGCTGTTGGGGCAGGGAGTATTATGGTCAAGAGTTCCAGTAACAGCATTTCTTGCTGCCAACATTTTGATATTTACTGCTCCTTTGAAAGCCCTGGCAGAAACGTGTGAGGCTGATAACTCCTTTTTCAACATGCCTTTACTGCTATTTGTAGCCCTTATTGGTGCCACAGTTGGAG GATTGCTTGCACGGCAGAGGAGAGGGGAATTGCAGCGACTAAATGAGCAGCTGCGCCAGATAAATGCTGCTTTAAGAAGGCAGGCTAAAATAGAGTCATATGCTCCCAGCCTGAGTTATACTCCTGTCGGTAGAATATCTGAAAATGAAGTGATTGTTGATCCAAGGAAGGAAGAGTTAATTTCTCGATTGAAGActgggaaaatttttttaagaaatcaaGAACCTGAGAAGGCTTTTCCTGAGTTTAAGACAGCCCTGGAGCTTGCTCAAAGTCTAAAAGATCCTATTGAGGAGAAGAAGGCTGCGAGGGGTTTAG GTGCATCATTGCAGAGGCAAGGTAAATATCGAGAAGCCATTAAATACCACTCAATGGTTTTAGCAATCTCTGAGCGAGAAGGGGAGGACTCTGGAAACACAGAAGCTTATGGAGCAATTGCTGATTGCTACACCGAGCTTGGAGACCTTGAGAAAGCAGGGAAATTCTATGACAAATATATTGCTAGGTTGGAAACAGACTAA
- the LOC18596257 gene encoding uncharacterized protein LOC18596257: MKALVQILKELWKDWQLRGLVLFSLFFQTILIVMGNRRKYSFQLLVRFAVWVAYLAADTVATMALGIISKDLGDTSDNGEQDANIELHVFWVPFLLLHLGGPDTITAYSLEDNELWLRQLLGMALQTGVAFYTFLMAWRGSHLSILSTLMVFVGLSKYVERTWVLRSASSEQMKGSMLARRDLPGPTNPNLLKEYNVKKEEGYICNTNRVIDIQLPMEAFAIEDNSISKTNELLKAYGLLQIFKRIFVNLLLSSRDRDTSLAVFQNLSFQKAFEVVEMELAFMFDLLYTKASVVYSRWGLSLRCINLSLTCIVLVLFSLADDKHKYKKADLVITFLLLVVAIVLDIYAALVILFSDWTVVWLSLLKKTSVLRAITSVRLFSNPRWSNSMAQYNLLSFALREKPMIYDPILSQVKPHFLHRILKLFKFLGFVEKQEKERYVTKEVISNSLKEWIFKYLKERLKAKATVYDTQEAGRQIFAVEIYGHGELKWSVEKGFDERILTWHIATDICYYFEETIETTQSKREISILMSRYMLHLLVNYPSMLPAGLGDILIEDTCAEVIDFCNTPEPHKDKTDVYDKLVKAAVGLELLGTRYRAGKSMLSDGRGLARSLNEISNKEEKWSLIADTWVEMLAHAASHCEGSQHRQHLRRGGQLLTHVWLLMAHLGLTDHFQIPQPRDITWLTAK, translated from the exons ATGAAGGCACtcgttcaaattttaaaagaattatgGAAGGACTGGCAGCTACGAGGGCTGGTTCTATTTAGCCTCTTCTTTCAGACAATACTCATTGTCATGGGCAATCGCAGAAAGTATAGTTTCCAGCTTTTGGTCAGATTTGCTGTATGGGTGGCTTACTTAGCTGCAGACACTGTGGCAACAATGGCCCTTGGAATTATCTCAAAGGACCTGGGAGATACTAGTGATAATGGTGAACAGGATGCCAACATTGAACTACATGTTTTTTGGGTACCATTTCTGTTGTTACATTTGGGTGGCCCTGACACCATCACTGCGTACTCCTTAGAAGACAATGAGTTGTGGTTGAGGCAGCTGCTTGGGATGGCTCTCCAAACAGGAGTCGCATTCTACACCTTCCTCATGGCATGGAGAGGCTCTCACCTTTCAATTCTGTCCACTTTAATGGTCTTTGTAGGCCTCAGCAAGTATGTAGAAAGGACCTGGGTCCTACGTTCCGCAAGCAGCGAACAGATGAAAGGTTCCATGCTTGCTCGTCGTGATCTTCCAGGCCCCACTAACCCAAATTTGCTTAAGGAGTACAATGTGAAAAAAGAAGAGGGATATATATGTAATACAAACAGAGTAATTGATATTCAGCTGCCTATGGAGGCCTTTGCCATTGAAGACAATTCCATCTCCAAAACCAATGAATTGCTTAAAGCTTACGGACTACTTCAGATATTCAAGCGTATTTTTGTGAATCTCCTACTTAGTTCTCGGGATCGAGACACCAGCCTAGCGGTGTTTCAGAATCTGTCCTTCCAAAAGGCTTTTGAAGTAGTTGAAATGGAGCTTGCATTCATGTTTGATTTGCTCTACACAAAAGCGTCAGTGGTCTATTCTCGATGGGGCCTTAGCTTGCGTTGCATCAATTTATCACTTACCTGCATTGTATTAGTCCTTTTCTCTTTGGCTGATGATAAGCACAAGTATAAAAAGGCTGACCTTGTCATAACCTTCCTATTGCTGGTAGTGGCTATTGTGCTTGACATATATGCAGCACTGGTCATTCTTTTCTCAGATTGGACTGTTGTGTGGTTGAGCTTGCTTAAAAAGACGTCTGTCTTGAGAGCCATTACTTCTGTCCGATTATTTAGCAATCCTAGGTGGTCAAATTCCATGGCTCAATACAATCTGCTAAGCTTTGCGCTTAGAGAAAAACCAATGATTTACGATCCAATCCTAAGTCAAGTAAAACCCCACTTTCTCCATAGAATTCTGAAACTCTTCAAGTTCTTAGGCTTTGTGGAAAAGCAAGAAAAGGAGAGATATGTAACTAAGGAGGTGATATCCAACAGCTTAAAGGAATGGATATTCAAGTATCTCAAGGAGAGACTTAAAGCTAAAGCAACAGTCTATGACACGCAGGAGGCAGGCAGACAAATATTTGCGGTGGAAATTTATGGTCACGGTGAGCTTAAATGGAGTGTGGAGAAAGGATTTGATGAGAGAATTCTGACATGGCACATTGCTACCGACATCTGCTACTACTTCGAGGAAACTATAGAGACCACTCAATCGAAGCGTGAAATCAGCATTCTCATGTCAAGGTATATGCTGCATTTGCTTGTTAACTATCCTTCCATGTTACCAGCTGGGCTTGGTGATATTCTAATTGAAGACACTTGCGCCGAAGTCATTGATTTTTGCAATACACCAGAGCCACACAAAGACAAAACCGATGTATATGATAAGTTGGTTAAAGCTGCTGTGGGATTAGAATTGCTCGGAACGAGGTATAGAGCAGGGAAATCTATGTTATCTGATGGAAGGGGGCTTGCTAGAAGTTTGAATGAAATATCAAATAAGGAAGAG AAATGGAGCTTAATTGCTGATACTTGGGTGGAAATGCTTGCTCATGCTGCAAGTCATTGCGAAGGAAGTCAGCACAGGCAACATCTGAGGCGAGGAGGACAGCTTCTAACCCATGTGTGGCTTCTGATGGCACACTTGGGCTTAACTGATCACTTCCAAATACCACAACCGCGTGACATTACCTGGCTGACTGCCAAATAG